The Pseudomonas sp. G2-4 genome window below encodes:
- a CDS encoding nitrite/sulfite reductase has protein sequence MYVYDEYDQRIIEDRVKQFRDQTRRYLAGELSEEEFRPLRLQNGLYIQRFAPMLRVAVPYGQLTSRQVRMLAKIARDYDKGYAHISTRQNVQYNWPALEDVPEILAELATVQMHAIQTSGNCLRNVTTDQFAGVAADELIDPRPWCEIVRQWTTFHPEFAYLPRKFKIAINGSTSDRAAIEVHDIGLETVYNAAGELGFRVLVGGGLGRTPVVGAFINEFLPWQDLLSYLDAILRVYNRYGRRDNKYKARIKILVKALTPEVFAEKVEAEMAHLRGGQTTLTEAEVHRVAKHFVDPDYKALSNQDAELAALDKEHPGFARWRTRNTLAHKKPGYVAVTLSLKPTGVAPGDITDKQLDAVADLAERYSFGQLRTSHEQNIILADVEQSQLFTLWGELREQGFATPNIGLLTDIICCPGGDFCSLANAKSIPIAESIQRRFDDLDYLFDIGELDLNISGCMNACGHHHVGHIGILGVDKKGEEFYQVSLGGSGNREASLGKILGPSFAQDDMPDVIEKLIDVYIEQRTEDERFIDTYQRIGIDLFKERVYAANH, from the coding sequence ATGTACGTATATGACGAGTACGATCAGCGAATCATCGAGGACCGCGTCAAGCAGTTCCGTGATCAGACCCGACGCTATCTGGCAGGCGAGCTGAGCGAAGAAGAATTCCGCCCTCTGCGCTTGCAGAATGGCCTCTACATCCAGCGCTTCGCGCCGATGCTGCGCGTGGCTGTGCCTTATGGCCAGCTGACTTCGCGCCAGGTGCGCATGCTGGCCAAGATTGCCCGCGACTACGACAAGGGCTACGCCCACATCAGTACCCGGCAGAACGTCCAGTACAACTGGCCGGCGCTGGAAGACGTGCCTGAGATCCTGGCTGAGCTGGCCACCGTGCAGATGCACGCGATCCAGACCAGCGGCAACTGCCTGCGCAACGTCACCACAGACCAGTTTGCCGGTGTCGCCGCCGATGAGCTGATCGACCCGCGTCCATGGTGCGAGATCGTTCGTCAGTGGACGACATTCCACCCGGAATTTGCCTACCTGCCGCGCAAGTTCAAAATCGCCATCAATGGTTCGACCTCGGACCGTGCCGCCATCGAAGTCCATGACATCGGGCTGGAGACGGTCTACAACGCCGCCGGCGAGCTGGGCTTCCGTGTGCTGGTAGGTGGCGGCCTCGGCCGTACACCGGTGGTCGGCGCGTTCATCAACGAGTTCCTGCCGTGGCAGGACCTGCTCAGCTACCTGGACGCCATCCTGCGGGTGTACAACCGCTACGGCCGTCGCGACAACAAGTACAAGGCGCGGATCAAGATTCTGGTCAAGGCCCTTACGCCTGAAGTGTTCGCCGAGAAGGTCGAAGCCGAAATGGCTCACCTGCGCGGCGGCCAGACCACCCTGACCGAAGCCGAAGTCCACCGTGTGGCCAAGCATTTCGTCGATCCAGACTACAAGGCCTTGAGCAATCAGGACGCCGAGCTGGCTGCACTCGACAAAGAACATCCAGGCTTCGCCCGCTGGCGCACCCGCAACACCCTGGCTCACAAGAAGCCGGGCTACGTCGCGGTAACCCTGTCCCTGAAGCCAACTGGCGTTGCGCCGGGCGACATCACCGACAAGCAACTGGACGCCGTGGCCGACCTGGCCGAGCGCTACAGCTTCGGTCAACTGCGCACCTCCCACGAGCAGAACATCATCCTGGCGGACGTTGAACAGAGCCAGTTGTTCACCCTGTGGGGCGAGTTGCGCGAGCAAGGTTTCGCCACCCCGAACATCGGCCTGCTGACCGACATCATCTGCTGCCCGGGCGGCGACTTCTGCTCCCTGGCCAACGCCAAGTCGATCCCTATCGCCGAGTCGATCCAGCGTCGTTTCGACGACCTGGACTACCTGTTCGATATCGGCGAGCTGGACCTGAACATCTCCGGTTGCATGAACGCCTGTGGCCACCACCACGTCGGCCACATCGGCATCCTGGGCGTGGACAAGAAAGGCGAAGAGTTCTACCAGGTTTCCCTGGGTGGCAGCGGTAACCGCGAAGCCAGCCTGGGGAAGATCCTCGGCCCGTCGTTTGCCCAGGATGACATGCCTGATGTGATCGAGAAGCTGATCGACGTGTACATTGAACAACGTACCGAAGACGAGCGCTTCATCGACACGTATCAACGTATTGGCATCGACCTCTTCAAGGAACGCGTCTATGCAGCGAATCATTAA
- a CDS encoding DUF4142 domain-containing protein, with the protein MDGFTLRQLGLAVALSTSMGMAWAATSNDFVDNAAAGGIAEIETSKLALEKSASADVKAFANKMITDHTKANEELLALAKKHDIEVPDETTLMKKAKAKILEVRDESFDAAYANNQVMAHEETIALFKKEAETVTDDKKAGNTELKAFAQKMLPDLQHHLEEAKKLQAAHPSK; encoded by the coding sequence ATGGACGGATTTACCCTACGTCAACTCGGCCTGGCAGTTGCCCTCAGCACCAGCATGGGCATGGCTTGGGCCGCAACCTCCAATGACTTCGTCGACAATGCGGCGGCCGGTGGCATTGCGGAAATCGAGACCAGCAAGCTGGCGTTGGAAAAAAGCGCCTCGGCAGATGTAAAGGCGTTCGCCAACAAGATGATCACCGACCACACCAAAGCCAATGAAGAGCTACTCGCGCTGGCGAAAAAACACGACATCGAAGTACCAGACGAAACCACGCTGATGAAGAAGGCCAAGGCCAAGATCCTCGAAGTACGGGATGAGTCTTTCGATGCGGCCTACGCCAACAACCAGGTGATGGCCCACGAAGAAACCATCGCCCTGTTCAAGAAAGAAGCCGAGACGGTTACGGACGATAAGAAGGCGGGCAACACCGAACTCAAGGCGTTCGCCCAGAAAATGCTGCCAGACCTGCAACACCACCTGGAAGAAGCCAAGAAACTTCAGGCTGCTCATCCAAGCAAGTAA
- a CDS encoding LysR family transcriptional regulator: MDIDLARTFLEIVRHGSLAAAADKLHVTQTAITARVQKLESQLGCALFVRNRAGARLTADGEAFVIYANQLVQTWEAARRDLPLPEGYRNVLHLGGEVSLCNPLMLAWAGELRRKIPGHALRMDIRDGEKLLQQLELGLLDAAVVYQPEYWPRLQVEQLLEEKLILVRLATCPEPYVYIDWSADFRRQHDTALPDKAKAAVTFNLGPLALQYILENGGSGYFRTRVVQSYLDSGILERVPKAPEFNYPTYLVYSRDRDSVALQQAFEVLREIVQTGSDWSQRWDPLT; encoded by the coding sequence ATGGACATCGACCTCGCCCGCACCTTCCTGGAAATCGTCCGCCACGGCAGTCTCGCCGCAGCAGCCGATAAGCTGCACGTCACCCAGACAGCGATTACCGCTCGGGTACAGAAGCTCGAAAGCCAGCTCGGCTGCGCGCTGTTCGTGCGCAACCGGGCCGGTGCACGCCTGACCGCCGACGGCGAAGCCTTCGTGATCTACGCCAACCAACTGGTGCAAACCTGGGAAGCCGCCCGCCGGGACCTGCCGCTGCCCGAGGGTTATCGCAACGTTTTGCACCTCGGCGGCGAAGTCAGCCTGTGCAATCCCTTGATGCTCGCCTGGGCCGGCGAGCTGCGCCGGAAGATCCCCGGCCATGCCCTGCGCATGGACATCCGCGACGGTGAAAAGCTGCTGCAACAGCTGGAGTTGGGCCTGCTGGACGCGGCGGTGGTGTACCAACCGGAATACTGGCCGCGCCTGCAAGTCGAACAACTGCTGGAGGAAAAACTCATCCTGGTGCGCCTTGCCACGTGCCCCGAACCCTACGTGTACATCGACTGGAGCGCCGACTTCCGGCGCCAGCACGACACTGCGCTACCGGACAAGGCCAAGGCGGCAGTGACCTTCAACCTAGGCCCACTGGCCTTGCAGTACATTCTGGAAAACGGTGGCAGTGGCTACTTTCGCACTCGCGTTGTGCAGAGCTACCTGGACAGCGGCATTCTGGAACGGGTGCCCAAGGCCCCGGAATTCAACTACCCGACCTATCTGGTCTATTCCCGGGACCGGGATTCGGTCGCACTGCAGCAGGCGTTCGAAGTGTTGCGCGAAATCGTGCAGACCGGCAGCGACTGGTCCCAGCGCTGGGATCCGCTGACCTGA
- the sohB gene encoding protease SohB, whose translation MEFFIEYASFLAKTVTLVIAILVVLASFAALRSKGRRKSAGQLQVSKLNDFYKGLRERLEQTLLDKDQLKALRKTESKAEKAEKKQKAKPATKPRVFVLDFDGDIKASATESLRHEITALLTLATPKDEVVLRLESGGGMVHSYGLASSQLARIRQAGVPLTVCIDKVAASGGYMMACIGEKIISAPFAILGSIGVVAQLPNVNRLLKKHDIDFEVLTAGEYKRTLTVFGENTEKGREKFQEELDITHELFKNFVSNYRPQLAIDEVATGEVWLGVAALGKGLVDELKTSDEYLAERAKGAELYHLHYAERKSLQERIGMAASGSVDRVLLSWWSRLTQQRFW comes from the coding sequence GTGGAGTTTTTCATTGAATACGCCAGTTTCCTGGCCAAGACCGTAACGCTGGTGATCGCCATCCTGGTGGTGCTGGCCAGTTTTGCTGCGTTGCGCAGCAAGGGGCGGCGCAAGTCGGCTGGCCAGTTGCAGGTGAGTAAGCTCAACGATTTCTACAAAGGTCTGCGCGAGCGTCTGGAGCAGACGCTGCTGGACAAGGACCAGCTCAAGGCCCTGCGCAAGACAGAGAGCAAGGCTGAGAAGGCTGAAAAGAAGCAAAAGGCCAAACCGGCGACCAAGCCGCGGGTGTTCGTGCTGGATTTCGATGGCGACATCAAGGCTTCGGCCACCGAGAGCCTGCGCCATGAAATCACCGCGCTGCTGACCCTGGCAACCCCTAAGGATGAAGTGGTGCTGCGCCTGGAAAGCGGCGGTGGCATGGTCCACAGCTATGGCCTGGCCTCCTCGCAATTGGCGCGCATCCGTCAGGCTGGCGTGCCGTTGACGGTCTGCATCGACAAGGTCGCGGCCAGCGGCGGTTACATGATGGCGTGCATCGGCGAGAAGATCATCAGTGCACCGTTCGCCATTCTTGGCTCCATCGGCGTCGTCGCGCAATTGCCCAACGTCAACCGTCTGCTGAAAAAACACGACATCGATTTCGAAGTGCTGACCGCCGGTGAATACAAACGCACGTTGACGGTGTTCGGCGAAAATACCGAGAAGGGCCGGGAAAAATTCCAGGAAGAACTGGACATCACCCATGAGCTGTTCAAGAACTTCGTGTCCAACTACCGTCCGCAGCTGGCCATTGACGAAGTGGCGACCGGTGAAGTCTGGCTGGGTGTCGCCGCGCTGGGCAAAGGGCTTGTAGACGAGTTGAAGACCAGCGACGAATACCTCGCCGAACGAGCCAAAGGCGCCGAGTTGTATCACCTGCACTACGCCGAACGCAAAAGCCTGCAGGAACGCATCGGCATGGCGGCCAGCGGTTCTGTTGACCGGGTGCTGCTCAGTTGGTGGAGTCGTCTTACCCAGCAGCGTTTCTGGTAA
- a CDS encoding DUF934 domain-containing protein, with protein sequence MQRIIKNNEVIDETWHLLPKDASFDGISNCDDLIVPLALWRDHGHALKARDGGLGVWLDADEEAEEIGDDANHFQVIALNFPAFTDGRSYSNARLLRDRYGFKGELRAIGDVLRDQLFYMRRCGFDAFALRADKDPYEALESLKDFSVIYQAATDEPLPLFRRR encoded by the coding sequence ATGCAGCGAATCATTAAGAACAACGAGGTCATCGACGAAACCTGGCACCTGCTGCCCAAGGATGCGTCTTTCGATGGCATCTCCAACTGCGATGACCTGATCGTTCCCCTGGCCCTGTGGCGCGATCACGGTCACGCCCTCAAGGCCCGTGACGGTGGCCTGGGTGTGTGGTTGGATGCCGACGAGGAAGCGGAAGAGATTGGTGATGATGCCAATCATTTTCAGGTCATCGCCTTGAACTTCCCGGCGTTTACCGACGGACGTAGCTACTCCAACGCCCGCCTGCTGCGTGACCGCTATGGCTTCAAGGGTGAATTACGGGCGATTGGCGATGTGCTGCGCGACCAGCTGTTCTACATGCGCCGCTGCGGTTTCGACGCCTTTGCCTTGCGCGCCGACAAAGATCCCTACGAGGCCCTCGAAAGCCTCAAGGACTTCTCGGTGATTTACCAGGCTGCCACCGACGAGCCGCTGCCGCTGTTTCGTCGTCGCTGA
- a CDS encoding ATP-binding protein: MQFLSQNHGCSGWDGEMAGRIRAFDWSRTELGAIEHWSPSLRNAVQMLLASPLPMVMLWGRQGFMIYNDAYAEFAGGRHPYLLGCAVELGWPEVAEFNRHVLDVCLAGGTLSYRSKELVLLRNGKPEDVWMDLYYSPVPGDDQAPAGVLAVVVETTEHVLTERARQEAERSYRAVNERIQLALSAGPLLGSFVWDVQADTLSGDERFARTFNYPPDTPLDALPVEIARQRIHPDDLEEVNQRVELTVRTGTPYSAEYRVRRLGGDYLWVLASGRCEFDATGTPLRFPGVLIDINERKTAEASLLKFTRDLEQRVADEVHARLAAEEQLRQSQKLEAIGGLTGGVAHDFNNLLQVIASNLHLLARHELDNANVQRRVNASLEAVERGAKLSSQLLAFARRQPLSPAVYNPRRIYDGLVELLQRALGETIQIEVSLPQEPWCIHVDRNQLENALLNLAINARDAMGGEGTISMIGENILLDESSCAGKGLPAGDYVRLSVIDRGAGMPPDVLNQVFEPFFTTKTHGQGTGLGLSMVFGFVKQSGGHIEISSSLGEGTRAQMYFPRSLQPENTEEAHHDSLQPGGQETILVVEDNDEVRRASVELLEQSGYRTLTAVNADEAMKLLLEGAAVDLIFTDVVMPGLIKSSDLAAWAKVQNPAVPVLFTSGHTRDIISRNHQLSPDTHLLSKPYGPDALTRMVRTVLGG; encoded by the coding sequence ATGCAGTTCTTATCCCAAAATCATGGATGTTCCGGTTGGGACGGTGAGATGGCCGGGCGCATCCGCGCGTTCGATTGGAGTCGGACCGAGTTGGGCGCTATCGAGCACTGGTCCCCCAGTCTGCGCAACGCTGTCCAAATGCTGCTGGCTTCGCCCCTGCCGATGGTCATGTTGTGGGGCCGCCAGGGCTTCATGATCTACAACGATGCCTATGCTGAGTTTGCCGGTGGTCGTCATCCGTACCTGCTGGGGTGCGCGGTGGAGTTGGGTTGGCCGGAGGTCGCCGAATTCAATCGCCATGTGCTGGATGTCTGCCTGGCCGGTGGCACCTTGTCTTATCGCAGCAAGGAGCTGGTACTGCTGCGCAACGGCAAACCTGAAGACGTGTGGATGGATCTCTACTACAGCCCTGTCCCCGGTGATGACCAGGCTCCGGCAGGCGTTTTGGCAGTCGTGGTAGAGACCACCGAGCATGTGCTGACCGAGCGTGCCCGGCAAGAAGCCGAGCGCAGTTACCGGGCCGTTAATGAGCGCATCCAGCTGGCCCTCTCGGCCGGGCCATTGCTGGGGTCGTTTGTCTGGGACGTCCAGGCCGATACGTTGTCTGGCGATGAGCGTTTTGCCCGTACCTTCAACTACCCGCCAGATACTCCATTGGACGCACTGCCCGTTGAGATTGCCCGCCAGCGCATCCACCCGGATGACCTGGAAGAGGTCAACCAGCGGGTTGAACTGACCGTGCGTACGGGCACCCCTTACAGTGCTGAATATCGGGTGCGGCGCCTGGGCGGTGATTACCTGTGGGTGTTGGCCAGCGGTCGATGCGAGTTCGATGCGACGGGCACTCCCCTGCGTTTTCCGGGGGTGCTGATCGACATCAACGAACGCAAGACCGCCGAAGCCTCGTTGCTCAAATTCACCCGAGACCTGGAGCAGCGCGTCGCCGACGAGGTGCATGCGCGATTGGCGGCTGAGGAGCAGCTGCGCCAGTCGCAGAAACTCGAGGCCATTGGTGGTCTCACCGGCGGTGTGGCCCATGACTTCAACAACTTGCTGCAAGTGATTGCCAGCAACCTGCACTTGCTCGCCCGCCACGAGCTGGACAACGCCAATGTGCAACGGCGGGTCAATGCCTCCCTCGAAGCCGTGGAGCGGGGTGCCAAGCTGTCATCGCAACTGCTGGCTTTTGCCCGACGCCAGCCACTGTCACCGGCGGTCTACAACCCACGGCGGATCTACGACGGCCTGGTCGAATTGCTGCAACGGGCCCTGGGCGAGACCATCCAAATCGAAGTGAGCTTGCCCCAGGAGCCCTGGTGCATCCATGTCGATCGCAATCAACTGGAAAATGCCCTGTTGAACCTGGCGATCAATGCTCGCGATGCCATGGGCGGCGAGGGCACGATCAGCATGATTGGCGAGAACATCCTGCTCGATGAGTCATCCTGCGCCGGCAAGGGGCTCCCGGCAGGTGACTATGTGCGTTTGTCGGTAATCGATCGCGGCGCAGGCATGCCGCCCGATGTCCTGAATCAAGTGTTCGAGCCGTTCTTCACCACCAAGACTCACGGCCAGGGCACCGGCCTGGGACTGAGCATGGTGTTCGGGTTCGTCAAGCAGAGTGGCGGCCATATCGAGATTTCCAGCAGCCTGGGGGAGGGAACGCGGGCGCAGATGTATTTCCCCCGTAGCCTCCAGCCTGAAAACACGGAAGAGGCGCACCACGACTCGCTTCAGCCTGGTGGGCAGGAAACGATCCTGGTGGTGGAGGACAACGACGAGGTGCGCCGGGCCTCGGTGGAGTTGTTGGAGCAGTCCGGTTATCGGACCCTCACGGCCGTCAACGCCGATGAGGCCATGAAACTGCTGCTCGAGGGCGCCGCAGTGGACCTGATCTTCACCGATGTGGTCATGCCCGGCCTGATCAAGAGTTCCGACCTGGCAGCCTGGGCCAAGGTGCAGAACCCAGCGGTACCGGTGCTGTTCACCTCGGGCCACACCCGGGACATCATCTCGCGGAATCACCAATTGAGCCCCGATACTCATTTGCTGAGTAAACCCTATGGGCCGGACGCGCTGACGCGGATGGTGAGGACTGTGTTGGGCGGCTGA
- a CDS encoding SCP2 sterol-binding domain-containing protein translates to MTSVADAVQAMKAKFNPAAAAGLDVVFGFRIDDTKNFSLIVKDSTCELQEGENPDAQVTLVMDGETLEGIVSGETDGMQAFMGGKLKTEGDMMLAMKLSELFPS, encoded by the coding sequence ATGACCTCCGTAGCTGACGCCGTACAAGCCATGAAAGCCAAGTTCAACCCAGCCGCCGCTGCCGGCCTGGACGTGGTATTCGGTTTCCGTATCGACGATACCAAGAATTTCTCGCTGATCGTCAAGGACAGCACCTGCGAGCTGCAGGAAGGTGAAAACCCGGACGCCCAGGTGACCCTGGTCATGGACGGCGAAACCCTCGAAGGTATCGTCAGCGGCGAAACCGACGGCATGCAAGCGTTCATGGGCGGCAAGCTGAAAACCGAAGGCGACATGATGCTGGCGATGAAACTGTCCGAGCTGTTCCCAAGCTGA
- a CDS encoding histidine phosphatase family protein: MGSIYLIRHGQASFGADDYDVLSPNGVRQAQVLGSHLAELGVVFDRCLSGDLRRQQDTATGALGQMSAAGLPVPELEIDAAFNEFDADAVIRALLPDMLPQEPEALDILRNAAQNRAEFQRIFALIVERWLSGRYDPPGLESWLGFVERAQAGLQRILEQADNTQKIAVFTSGGTITALLHLITQIPARQAFEMNWQIVNTSLNHLKFRGREVALASFNSHAHLQLLKAPDLITFR, from the coding sequence GTGGGCAGCATCTATCTGATTCGACATGGCCAGGCCTCCTTCGGTGCGGACGACTACGATGTCCTGTCGCCCAACGGCGTGCGCCAGGCGCAAGTCTTGGGCAGCCACCTGGCAGAGCTCGGTGTCGTGTTTGATCGTTGTCTCTCGGGTGACCTGCGCCGCCAGCAGGATACCGCCACCGGCGCGCTGGGCCAGATGTCCGCCGCAGGGCTACCGGTGCCCGAGCTGGAAATCGACGCCGCGTTCAACGAGTTCGATGCCGACGCGGTGATCCGCGCCCTGCTGCCAGATATGCTCCCGCAGGAACCCGAAGCCCTGGACATCCTGCGCAACGCCGCCCAGAACCGCGCCGAATTCCAACGCATCTTCGCACTGATCGTCGAGCGCTGGCTCAGCGGCCGCTACGACCCACCTGGGCTGGAAAGCTGGCTGGGGTTCGTCGAGCGGGCCCAGGCCGGCCTGCAGCGCATCCTGGAACAAGCCGACAATACCCAGAAAATCGCCGTGTTCACCTCCGGCGGCACCATCACGGCCCTGCTCCACCTGATCACCCAGATACCGGCCCGACAGGCCTTCGAAATGAACTGGCAAATCGTCAACACCTCGCTCAACCACCTGAAATTCAGAGGCCGCGAGGTGGCCCTGGCTTCCTTCAACAGTCATGCCCACCTGCAACTGCTGAAGGCCCCGGACCTCATCACCTTTCGCTGA
- a CDS encoding DUF465 domain-containing protein, which translates to MPVSHDLCQDLNCTKDHIQQKRSEDPRLNSLLQKYSQLDAEVVDAEKPSSASLSDEALETLKKKRLLLKDEIAEKLK; encoded by the coding sequence ATGCCGGTGTCCCACGATTTGTGCCAGGACCTGAACTGCACAAAAGACCACATCCAGCAAAAACGCAGCGAGGACCCAAGGCTCAACTCGTTACTTCAGAAATATTCCCAACTTGATGCCGAGGTGGTCGACGCCGAGAAGCCATCGTCGGCGTCGCTGTCTGATGAAGCCCTGGAGACACTCAAGAAGAAACGCTTGCTGCTCAAAGACGAGATTGCAGAGAAATTGAAGTAG
- a CDS encoding DUF2970 domain-containing protein codes for MDDPVDNKPPTLWQMMHSVLAAAIGVQSGKNRARDFTHGKPSHFVLLGIAFTVIFALTLFGIVKLVVHLAGL; via the coding sequence ATGGACGATCCAGTCGACAACAAGCCGCCCACCCTGTGGCAGATGATGCACAGCGTGCTGGCCGCCGCTATTGGCGTGCAGAGTGGCAAGAACCGCGCCCGTGATTTCACCCACGGCAAGCCCAGTCACTTCGTGCTATTGGGCATCGCGTTCACGGTGATTTTCGCCCTGACGCTGTTTGGCATCGTCAAGCTGGTGGTGCATTTGGCGGGGTTGTAA